The genomic interval CTTTAACCCTGTCATGACCCCTGTAACAGGTTCTGCAGAGACTGGCTGAAACAGACAGTGCCTGCAACGAGTGTGGACTTTACCACTATTCTGCCACAGTGTCTCTCACTGTACGTGATGTCATTCCTGAGCCCGCGTGACCTCGGCTCTGCCGCGCAGGTCAGCTGGCACTGGAGGTTCCTGGCCGAGCAGGTGAGAAGTGAAAGAGGTCACAAACCTGGACCGAATGTGGTGAGGTTATAGTTTACATGGACTCTCTCtcggactctctctgtctcatttacatttagtcatttagcagacactctctctctctgtccctgtaggACTGCCTCTGGGCGGGCAGGAGTATTCGTCTGGGCTGGTTCCTCCCCTACACCCCGGGGGAGAAGGAATACGGAGGGTGGAAAAGTCACTACATCTCCTGCGTCGCCACGCTGGATTGGCTGACTCCCAGAGAGGCCGCCGAACAATACGGGACTCTCAACCAACCCAGCGCCGggacgagggaggaggaggaggagagatggagggagagaatgatccGCCAGaccatcagagagagagtggaggagctcaagagtgagtgagaggagaaagagagatatacaCTGGAGAGAGTAAGTCTGAGGGTAGTAGTAGTACAGTAGCAATAGTCAGGGTTTTTAACAGCTTGTTTTCCTTTACAGAAGCGTCTCTGAAGAACAGGAGAATATGGGGCAGCAACATCCAcgcagggggaaggaggagtggaCGTGCCCAGGCAGAGAGGCTTAGACCTGGGGTAACATTcagccctctgccctctctctcctggccccCAGAGACAAGGGCGTATGTTCCTCTAAACCCTAAGCTGAACCCCAACCTCTCTACAGAGACGACCCTGAGCCTGCAGCCTGTAAGGTGAGACATGGAGAGTTGTGTCACCACAATTGTGCTCCTAGTGCTTCATGAGtagtgtttgattgtgtgtgtgtttttagagtAAGCAAGGGGTCTCTGTCCTGCTACACCTCCAGAACTAGAACCCCTCAGCAACCCTCCTCCTCGCCACATGGGTCACTGTTGTTGCTCTCAAACAGAGTTCCTGCCtacgaggtgaggaggggagggaaaagtAATCTATTTCTTGACAAGTAATATCTGAAAGTTGGTTAAATCTCCTGTCTTctatcctgtcctgtcctctcctctctagctGGTGTTAAgtggagtgaggggaggggtaaTACCTGTGCTGTACGACCACAGAGGGACACTGCCAGCTCTCTTAGCCCAGGTAAAGAGGGCTCTTGGTGGGCACAGGATCCAGAGGCTTGGCCTGCTAGCACCAGGAGGAACGGATGAACTCATTCTGCTGCAAGGTGGTCTTTGTTTGAACTTTCCTCGGCACACCTATTGGGTTTTGGTTAGATGAACAAGGTTTATATTCAGCCTGACTGGGATAGAGGTTGGTTATTGTAGTCCTCAGATGTCGACCCTGACCTCTCCGCCTTTGACATCCAGGCTACAGCGTcacagagaggagtgtgttGTCCCCTGACATCAGAGAATTCTGGGAGAAACTGTGTGGTTGGGTTTTACCacttgaggagggaggaggggtggacatCTTTTCTCCTCTCGCTGCATCTGGTAGgtaaacacccccacccccatgcgTAGACAGTCTCCTATATCCTAATCCTGATGTCTAAGTCTGTGGACTGTTTGTCTGTCAGCATCAGGAGTGATTCTGATCCAGACTCTGTCCACTCTGACGGGTCTGGAGGTCCAGGCTCCCATGGGGATAGCCACTGGATTCTTCCAGAACAgtaagccagacacacacacacacatacccacacacacacaaacacacacatacaactaaACTTGTTTTTGATGGTTTGTGATCCTGTTTTCCCCCTTCTTCAacctccccctgtccctgtctAGTCCTGAGTGAGTGGTCAGGAAgcgggggggtgagtgtgggggccaggtcaccctccctctctcctcctgcacggtacgtgtctgagagtgtgttgcAGGGCTGGGCCAGACAGGCCCTGTGGCTGGAACAGGCCTTAGGGGCCCTCAGGGACCAGCTGGAGCCCCAACTGCAGCAACTCAGCCTGGACACCAGGGGTCGTGCCCtgggtgggtcacacacaccactgtggtGGATCTTTCTCCTTGAGTTTCTCCTGATTTATCCAAGCGATGAATGGaggattctctctttctctctctcttttattctttCTATGTAGCCAGCAGGCTAACAGCTAGTTCGTATGTATTTGTgctagcgtgtgtgtatgttctgcagacgctctggataagagcgtctgctgctaaatgactaaatgtatgtgtgtgttttctcaggTCAGTTTCTGTGGGATGTTGTAGCCCTGGAGCAGCTCAGTGTCTCTAAGGAATTGAGTGTGGTCTTGGTGGAGGCCCTCACAGCCCTCTCCACACAGGACACGGTAAGCTTAACCCTAAGCCCTGTTCTGGTTGTGCCTAACTCTAACCTTTGGACTGTCCTGTTGGGCCTAACCCGGAGAAGCATCACACACtagccctctctcccttcctcctctattTCAGACCAGACCTATggagtttctctccctcttcctgaggagaaggggggaggaaacAGAGATAGGGGATGGTAAAGAACAAGAGGAAATGAGTGAGGGGATCTCTCCTGAAAAAGGCCAATATGGAGTTCCGTGCCCCAACCTTGATATACCACAGGTGAATAGAAGTGCATGCGtgtggcgtcaggtggctgagcggtgagggaagcgggctagtaatctgaaggttaccagttcgattcccggccgtgccaaatgatgttgtgtccttgggcaaggcacttcaccctacttgcctcggggagaatgtccctgtacttactgtaagtcgctctggataagagcgtctgctaaatgactaaatgtaaatgtgtgtcaaTGTaggtatctgtgtttgtgtgtcttttctctcaccctctccctcccttctctctctccctcccaggctGAGTTGGACTGGCGTGCTGTGGTGTTTAGGGAGCTGTACCACAGTGAGAGGCAGTACCTGAGCAAGCTGGGGGCGGTGCTTAGCGTCTACCACGACCCTCTAGACTCCGCCCTCAACTCCAACAGAGCCATCCTCAGCTCCGCCCACATCCACATGATCCTCACCCCTGTGAAACACATACTGGAGGTCAATAggtaagagacacacacatgcacacaatcacactcacacagactcatagactgacaaacacacacacacacaccttcttctTTCTTCCCCTCGTGCGCTCCAGGCTGTTCCTGTCAGATTTGGGGGCCAGGCAGGAGAAGTGGGGTGCAGAGCAATGTGTCGGAGACGCGTGTGTGAAGTTCTGCTCCAGACTCCGAGTCTACACCAACTACCTCAACAACTACCCAACTGCACTACGCACCATAGATAAGGTgagtcttcacacacacacacacacacacacacacacacacacacacacacacacacacacacatacacatcaaaGCATTGATGTGGAAATTAAATTGATTTTACATGTCCTACAATAAATACATGTTtattacattgtgtgtgtgtgtgtttatgtgtgtttcagTGCAGAGAGATGATCCCTAGTTTCCGAGCTTTCCTGAAGAGAGTGGACCGAACTCTGGCCTCTCACATGCTGAGGTACGCTCCTCCAACACATCTGGAGGGAAAGGGACAAGAGACGCCCAGCCAtccacagtctgtgtgtgtgtgtgtgtgttcagtctacaGGAGCTGCTGCTGTGTCCAGTGTGGCGAGTTGAGGAATACATAACCCTCCTCAAAGCCTTCACTTTCCACACCCCCCCAGAGCACCccgaccacacacacctgtcctcagCTCTGCACACCCTGCTGCGCTACAGGGATTTCATACACAAGGTAAATACACATAGACTCCTCATATCTGTCTTGAGGCAGAAAAAGACCTATgttatgtaatgtgtgtgcgtgcgtgtgtgtgtgtgtgcgtctcagctgaagaagagctcagagagagatgtgagcaTCCAGGAGACCCAGAGGAGGATCAAGGCTTGTCCGGTAGGCATGTTATCCCAACCCCCATCACCCCTACTTACTGCACCTAGTTGGAGGctaaaggagtgtgtgtgtgtgtgtgtttgtgtgtgtgtgtgtgtgtgtgtgtatcttaagAACCTGTGTGAAGGAAATAGACAGCTGATCACCACTCAGGATGCTATTCTGCTCAGAAGCCCTCACAATGACATCGCAGACTCCCTCAAGTAAGAcctagcacacacgcacacacacatagcaaacatatacatatacaaATACACAAGACATAAACACAGGCATTCACTAATCAAAAGCACATcttatcactgtgtgtgtgtgtgtgtgtgtatgtgtgtaggacaTATGAGCAGGTGGCTGACGTAGGTTTGTTCTTGTTCACCGATGCCCTGGTCTTGACAGAGAGGAGCGTACGTCACACACCTTTCAGCCTCTctcagcacagcacacacactttcctggCCTCCGTGGCCCTGCCTAGCCTCAACCTGcgagaggtcacacacacacgctgtgaggttttccacattcacacacacacacacacacacaaaaatgcaaCATGTTTAAATGAGATCCTTGTGCAGTTCACAAGAGCATCTCAATCGCTTTGCccttcatcttcatcctctctctctctctctctccctctctctctctctctctctctctctctctccagacgtgTGTAATGCGTTCGTCCTGGAGGGCCCCtgccgtgtgtgggtgtgttctacagagagggaggaggagagagagaggtttctcCTTGCCCTGAGCTCAGCCAGACTCACTGCTCTAGCTGAGGGCTAGCCGTATTCTGGAGGCACGCTGAGGACACACACCTAGGGGTAGCAGTAGCTGGATCGTGTTGCCCTAAAGACATCTTATGTGTTATGTTGTATATCTGTGATATACATTAAACATACATTAATCCTGCCTGGGccgtgagtctctctctgtgtctctctctccctctttgtgtctctctctctccctctctgtgtctctccctctcccctctctctctctctctctctctctctctctctctctctctctctctctctgtgtttccctctctctctctgtgtctctctctctccctctctgggtctctctctctctctctctctgtctctctcgctctgtgtctccctctccctctctgtgtctctccctctccccctctctctctctctctctctctctctctctctctctctctctctctctctctctctctctctctctcctctctctctctctctctctctctctctctctctctctctctctctctctgtctctctctctctgtgcctctctctctctgtgtttccctctctctctctctctctctctctctctctctctctctctctctctctctctctctctctctctctctctctctgtctgaatctgtctcgttctctctgactcagtctctctgtgtctctccctccctttctctccctctctctccctccctatctctctcacagttctctcctcctcccgtcaTTCTCATCTGTTACCATGACTACCCTCTCTTAGAGCGAGTcgcccacacctctctctctcctctccttcgctTTTCATTTCCTTGTCGtgtttcccctccacccctccctccctccctccaccctccacccctccctccctccacccctccctccctccacccctccctccacccctccctccctccacccctccatccctccctccctccacccctccctccatccctctccctctctgtgtctctctctctctgtgcctctctctctgtgtctccctctccctctctgtgtgctcGTTCTCCCCTGTGTCTTCTGGACAATAATATTATCTCCCTGCTACATATCACATCCATCTTATTAGTTTGAGTCCAGTCTGATAACAATCCAAAACAAACTTCCTCGTCTTTGTTCCTGGGCTGGGGCTGTCAGGGGTAACCGGGTGTAAACGGGCCTTCTCTCCTTCACACGCCAGCAGATAGGGTTGTTAAGAGCCAATCTGATTCATGGAGTTTGCTTTGTGGCAGATCtataaccccacacacacacacacacacgcatgcacaaacttacacacgtatgcacatacacactcagaggcacatgcacatactgtatatcaacaaatacacacatatacatacactctGTCTTAGTCATGCAcatcccacagacacacacctgtataTAAGAGAGACGTGAGTTCTCAGGGTGGTGGAACCATGCTGTCCGTGTTCTGTGTGCTTCTCAGTGGAACGTTACCTCTGGGCCAACGTTCTTGTGAGGTGAGAACCTTTTATTTCCCCTACGCTACTGTTGTGCTGTTCTATTGAACCAAGACCATGTTACTTTCTGAGACTTCTCTTTATTGTTTGACAGGGGTCTTATGTTTATCAACCAGTGGGAATACAAGACAGACATGGCATAGTACACAGCTAATGTGAATATAAATATTTATCAATCAGATTAAATCAATTACTTGATCTTGAAGGACTAATTGCATAATAAATCCTAGACTTGTCGCGCTGTAAACATGCATTGATTGCACACAGTGACATTCTCTATTtgagcacagtgtgtgagtttttAATTGTGtaagtgtataatgtgtgtttgtgtggatagTCGTGTGGGTATCTGTGGAAGTGGCTCTTATCAGACCTGATATTACTGTGCTGATAAATATTAAGACTTAGGCAGAACTGAACAAACAGCTTCCtattctccacctccatctctctctctgtctctcctgctctctgtgctGTCAGGGAGCATGTtgtctagtgtgtgtggtgtagcaTGTGTCGTAGCATGCTGTCAGTATGAACGCGTCTCAGGAAAGCTGTGTGGCATCTCCCCCTTCTGAGAGATCCCTGCTGAGGTCAAGGGTCACCGCCCCCTACATTGCTGCCGAGCTCCTCATCGCCATCCTCTCCACCACTGGGAACCTCCTGGTCTGCCTCGCCGTGATCCGCAACAGGAAGCTACGCACCGTCACCAACTACTTCCTGGTGGGGGTCTCATTGGACAAAATCAGATCACATGGATGCTCGTACTGCTAAAAATGGCGAATCTCACGTTCGGTTATCGCCAATGAATTATTAGTCGGATAACAATAATTATTAATCCAGGGAATGAATTCGCTCTTCTACCCGTAGGTGTCGCTGGCGGTGGCGGACCTGTTTGTGGGTCTCCTCGCCATCCCCTGTGCTGTCCTGACAGGGCTGGGCCTCCCCCACCACAACCTGCCCGTGTGCCTGCTCCTACTGAGCGTGCTCATCGTCCTGACCCAGAGCTCCGTCCTCAGCCTGCTGGCCGTGGCGGCCGAGCGCTACGTGGCCATCCTGCTTCCCCTGCAGTACCAGCGCATCATGAGCCCCCGCAACGCCCGCCTGGCGCTGGGGCTCACCTGGGCGCTGGCGTTGGTGTCCGGGGCCGTGCCCCTCATGGGCTGGCACGACTCGCCGCCGCCCTCAAGGTACGGAAAGGGAATCTTCTAGAAATAACACGACAGACGTTAGCCTGTTTTgaagtttgttttgttttacaaaGACCATGTCTGAGATGTTTTTCGGTACATGAGTACAATTGTAATGTGATTGGCTTCATGTCGTTTGTGTGGTCCTCTGTGTGTCACTCTTTCTGAGCTGTGTTCAGAGGACTGTTTTTGTTGCAGGTTCTGCATCTTTACCTGTGTGGTGAACATGAGCTACATGGTCTACTTTAACTTCTTTGGCTGCGTGCTGGTGCCCCTGGTGGTGATGTTCGGCATCTACGGTCGCATCTTCATCACGGTGAGACAGCACCTGAGACGCATCGCAGACCTCCGGGGCCTGGctgggcagggggctggggcaggggcaagGTCTGGGGCTGGGTCAAACGATAGGGCACTTGGGGCCGGGGCAAGTGGTGGTGAAACAGAAACGGAGGTAAGGGCCGGGTCTGTAGACGTAGCTgggtctggaggaggtggaCTGGGGCCAAGAGCTGAGTTGCCCTTGGAGGGAGAATGCACAGATGTTACCCAGGTTTACAGTGAAGATGGAGTGGTTGTAGGTGAGAATGAGATGACCCACCACAGGCCTTCTGAGGGGGGCACTGTGGCTTGGGGTAACAAAGTGAGGTCTGGTTCTGGAACCAGTTCTGGTTCTAAGTCCAGCTCTGGTGGTGTGATCCAGCTTGGCGTTGCCCGCGACGCCAAGAGACCCCTGCGCATGCGTAGCGAGAGGAGGAAggccacctctctcttcctcatcctcttcctcttcatgcTGTGCTGGCTGCCGCTCCACTGCATCAACTGTGTGCTGCTTCTGTGCCCGAGCTGTAACGTGCCCCTGCCCGTCAgcctggcggccatcttgctgaGTCACGCCAACTCCGCCCTCAACCCGCTGCTCTACGCCTACCGGATGAGGTCTTTCAGACACACCCTCAAGACGATGTGTCTCTGTCAGTGGCACCATGGCAACAGAGAAGGACAGAGCACCCTTAGGGAGACACAGTGaccctgtgacctctgacctccggcCTTGACGCTGTGACCGACAGCTGGACAGATACAGATACTTTATgtgatggataaactccaaatATTCTGAGGATTTTTTTAATTGAATCATGGAATATTGCCTTTTTTATACAGCGTGTTATCCATTGTCTTTCTTGGAGGGAAAGAAGTCATAAAAGTTTTGTTCACAGGATACGATCAGGATTCTCATAAGACACCAAAAATATTAGTTTGATTTTAATGAATGATAAATAAGTCCCACTTTTGATGAACTGTGCCCCTTGTCTGTAATAGTGTGCAGTCAAAGTGCTATATAGTGAGACCATGTCATGTTATATGTACAGAATGATTGCTAACTAATATGAATTGACAGGATCACAGGTATACTTTATGCTTAAGATTTCCCAGAAACATTCGATCAGTGGCTAATACAGAGAGGAACATAAAGAAAAGATAAAGGGACATTGACTTGTGCGTTGCAtagcttcaaaatgtacacttccaaaccaatctctctctctctctctctctctctctctctctctctctctctctctctctctctctctctctctctctctctctctctcgggtgTTGATCTGTCCATCTCACACCTGGACAGCCCAGGGGATGAAGGTGCCAGGCTGGGCAGGAGGGCACTGGAACACACCACATAACATGTTACcaaagttacacacacacacacgaatgtaCATGCATGATTATATAAATGcaagcacagatacacacactaacataccaGCTTGGTGAAGCGGTCCTCACAGGCGATGCGGATCCTGTCAGGCGTGGCAGGGCTGTCCAATCGGAAGGGCCCGCTGAGTCCTGACTCCGCCCTTGCGGCACTGATGGCGTCTTTGATGGCGTAGAAGACAGATGCTGCCAGGAAGAGGGGGGGCTCTCCCACTGCCTGAAACCAGGAAGGAGGAAACATGACAAATCAAACAGTGGCTGTTGGTAACATTTCACAATAAGAGTCCCTGTTGCTACAATACCTAAAGCTTTGAGCACTGCAACACAGCACATGAGAATGTTAAGTGGGAAACATCCAAGTTAACGGCAAATAAGTATTCACAATAAAACGTTAAAGACCAGagaggccttcaaaataaaagtctctGACCTTGGAGGAGAAGATGGCCTTGTCGTTGGGTGCGTCTCGGAGCAGAGAGACGTTGAGCTCGGTGGGGATGTCTCCGAAGGCGGGGATCTTGTACATGCCTGGGCCACGCGTGAACAGGTAGCCCTGGGGGGAGTAGCGCAGCTCCTCCAGGGTGTACAGACCCACACCCTGCATGaagcccccctccacctgcacacacacacacacacaggcatacacacatgcacacacacgcaggtatacacatatacacatttacatttagtcacttagcagacgctcttatccagagcaattaTCTTTCTTATCTTtacacatgtacgcacacacacactcattcacagacTGGTTCTTAGTTAGGAGGATGCATGTGTGCACATCCACCCCCGGCAGGGCAGGATGAGATGGGACAGGCTGGGGTCTGCTCTGTACCTGTCCAATGTCTAGAGCTGGGTTCAGGCTTGTGCCTACGTCCATGACGATGGTCGTGTGAAGGTtctggaacagaggagaggaaggtgtttgtacaataacacacacacacactcaaagatgtacaaacatacatacatacaaccaCCCACAGATGAGAAGGCATGTACTCATGaataaaggcacacacacatacaaacacaataaGCCACACACACGAggataaagacacacacacacactgaccttgtGGCTCCCCGTCAGGCAGTCTATCTCCACCTCGGAGCAGGAGACACCGTAACAGAAGTAGTTGAAGGCGCGTCCAGAGTTGGTGACAAAGTCATAGCCCAGGTCTGGAGTCCTGGGgacagcagaacacacacatggtaaacaacacacacactatagggatacacacacatacatacaaaaaaacacacacacacacacacacacactgcaggttagtcacagaggctggaggtgtcACTACAAACGTACTTGTAAAATCCGTTGGCACTCAAACTGACCCTGTCAAAGTAGGCAGCtctcacctgagagagagagagatatgttaGTAACTATTAACCCGCAACCTATCTCTCAGATACGAATGAGACACTGCAGTCATCGTAATTGAGTAACTGTGTAACTATAACTGACCCAGTCTTCCCAGCATCCCGTGGGGTTTTTAGTCTTATAAGGTTCCAGACGCTTGTTGAGAATGTCACATGCattctggagagagaaaaagggagggagacatagagacagagagaaagaaaggaagggagggagagagacagagagaaagaaaggaagggagggagagagacagagaaagaaagggagagagggagggagggagacagagagaaagaaagggagagagggagggagggagacatagagacagagaaaaagaaagggagagagacagagagacagagagaaaggcagatgtGTGACATTTTATATATACAGGtttgcgtgtgtatatgtgtgtgtgagtgtgagtgtgtctgtgagtgtgtgtcttacGTGCACAGCGGCTCCGTTGAGGTCGGAGGAGGCGGAGGCGGCggtggggctggtgttggggaCCGTGTTGGTGCTGGTCTCACTGATGTGGATCTTAGAGCTGGGGATCCCCAGAGCACGGCTGGcaacctgacacacacgcacacacacacacacacacacacaatgaagtcAGCCTCTCACTATAGCTGAATTTACTGTGAatgctggtacacacacacacgcacagacctgCACCATCTTGGTGTGTAGTCCCTGTCCCATCTCTGTGCCTCCATGTGTGAGCAGAACAGAGCCGTCTGTGTAGACATGCATCAAGGCTCCTGCctggaaatacacacacaaaataatatTATACCTTACAAAGGTAGGGAAActaagacatacacacacacacacacacaggcacacaaacagaaacccaCACACAGCAAATTATACCAAATGAAGAtctggaggctggaggtggacacacacacacacacacacacacctggttgaGGAACAAAGCAGTGAAGCTGATCCCAAACTTGGTGGGGATGATAGCCAGGCCCCTCTTGGTCCAGCGGTggtgggagttgtagtcctggaTGGCGGCTCGGCGCTGGCCGTACTGGGCCCGCTGGAGACACTCCTCCCAGCAGCTCTCCAGGGTAGGGTGCTCTAGGACCTGGTTGTAGGGCGTGCTGTCGCCCTGGGTGTACAAGTTGAGACGgcgcacctgcacacacacacacacacacacacacacagaggaacacacacaggaacacacatagaggaacacacaggaacacacacaggaacacacacaggaacacacagaggaacacacacaggaatacacacaggaacacacacaggaacacacagaggaatacaaataggaacacacacaggaacacacacaggaacacacagaggaacacacacaggaacacacagggacatACAGAAAGGAT from Osmerus eperlanus chromosome 21, fOsmEpe2.1, whole genome shotgun sequence carries:
- the LOC134007459 gene encoding epithelial cell-transforming sequence 2 oncogene-like isoform X2, with the translated sequence METSHSVKRWELDGTDYDTQFALTPWSKSVGAADTRFSAWTPITNKSSNKQLFEERTSLILHWFDLWTDRQRRHLLTTLLTRCSKSQLEFCRDWLKQTVPATSVDFTTILPQCLSLYVMSFLSPRDLGSAAQVSWHWRFLAEQDCLWAGRSIRLGWFLPYTPGEKEYGGWKSHYISCVATLDWLTPREAAEQYGTLNQPSAGTREEEEERWRERMIRQTIRERVEELKKASLKNRRIWGSNIHAGGRRSGRAQAERLRPGVTFSPLPSLSWPPETRAYVPLNPKLNPNLSTETTLSLQPVRVSKGSLSCYTSRTRTPQQPSSSPHGSLLLLSNRVPAYELVLSGVRGGVIPVLYDHRGTLPALLAQVKRALGGHRIQRLGLLAPGGTDELILLQGYSVTERSVLSPDIREFWEKLCGWVLPLEEGGGVDIFSPLAASASGVILIQTLSTLTGLEVQAPMGIATGFFQNILSEWSGSGGVSVGARSPSLSPPARYVSESVLQGWARQALWLEQALGALRDQLEPQLQQLSLDTRGRALGQFLWDVVALEQLSVSKELSVVLVEALTALSTQDTTRPMEFLSLFLRRRGEETEIGDGKEQEEMSEGISPEKGQYGVPCPNLDIPQAELDWRAVVFRELYHSERQYLSKLGAVLSVYHDPLDSALNSNRAILSSAHIHMILTPVKHILEVNRLFLSDLGARQEKWGAEQCVGDACVKFCSRLRVYTNYLNNYPTALRTIDKCREMIPSFRAFLKRVDRTLASHMLSLQELLLCPVWRVEEYITLLKAFTFHTPPEHPDHTHLSSALHTLLRYRDFIHKLKKSSERDVSIQETQRRIKACPNLCEGNRQLITTQDAILLRSPHNDIADSLKTYEQVADVGLFLFTDALVLTERSVRHTPFSLSQHSTHTFLASVALPSLNLREVTHTRYVCNAFVLEGPCRVWVCSTEREEERERFLLALSSARLTALAEG
- the LOC134007459 gene encoding epithelial cell-transforming sequence 2 oncogene-like isoform X1, with the protein product METSHSVKRWELDGTDYDTQFALTPWSKSVGAADTRFSAWTPITNKSSNKQLFEERTSLILHWFDLWTDRQRRHLLTTLLTRCSKSQLEFCRDWLKQTVPATSVDFTTILPQCLSLYVMSFLSPRDLGSAAQVSWHWRFLAEQDCLWAGRSIRLGWFLPYTPGEKEYGGWKSHYISCVATLDWLTPREAAEQYGTLNQPSAGTREEEEERWRERMIRQTIRERVEELKKASLKNRRIWGSNIHAGGRRSGRAQAERLRPGVTFSPLPSLSWPPETRAYVPLNPKLNPNLSTETTLSLQPVRVSKGSLSCYTSRTRTPQQPSSSPHGSLLLLSNRVPAYELVLSGVRGGVIPVLYDHRGTLPALLAQVKRALGGHRIQRLGLLAPGGTDELILLQGYSVTERSVLSPDIREFWEKLCGWVLPLEEGGGVDIFSPLAASASGVILIQTLSTLTGLEVQAPMGIATGFFQNILSEWSGSGGVSVGARSPSLSPPARYVSESVLQGWARQALWLEQALGALRDQLEPQLQQLSLDTRGRALGQFLWDVVALEQLSVSKELSVVLVEALTALSTQDTVSRPMEFLSLFLRRRGEETEIGDGKEQEEMSEGISPEKGQYGVPCPNLDIPQAELDWRAVVFRELYHSERQYLSKLGAVLSVYHDPLDSALNSNRAILSSAHIHMILTPVKHILEVNRLFLSDLGARQEKWGAEQCVGDACVKFCSRLRVYTNYLNNYPTALRTIDKCREMIPSFRAFLKRVDRTLASHMLSLQELLLCPVWRVEEYITLLKAFTFHTPPEHPDHTHLSSALHTLLRYRDFIHKLKKSSERDVSIQETQRRIKACPNLCEGNRQLITTQDAILLRSPHNDIADSLKTYEQVADVGLFLFTDALVLTERSVRHTPFSLSQHSTHTFLASVALPSLNLREVTHTRYVCNAFVLEGPCRVWVCSTEREEERERFLLALSSARLTALAEG
- the LOC134007459 gene encoding epithelial cell-transforming sequence 2 oncogene-like isoform X3 — protein: METSHSVKRWELDGTDYDTQFALTPWSKSVGAADTRFSAWTPITNKSSNKQLFEERTSLILHWFDLWTDRQRRHLLTTLLTRCSKSQLEFCRDWLKQTVPATSVDFTTILPQCLSLYVMSFLSPRDLGSAAQVSWHWRFLAEQDCLWAGRSIRLGWFLPYTPGEKEYGGWKSHYISCVATLDWLTPREAAEQYGTLNQPSAGTREEEEERWRERMIRQTIRERVEELKKASLKNRRIWGSNIHAGGRRSGRAQAERLRPGVTFSPLPSLSWPPETRAYVPLNPKLNPNLSTETTLSLQPVRVSKGSLSCYTSRTRTPQQPSSSPHGSLLLLSNRVPAYELVLSGVRGGVIPVLYDHRGTLPALLAQVKRALGGHRIQRLGLLAPGGTDELILLQGYSVTERSVLSPDIREFWEKLCGWVLPLEEGGGVDIFSPLAASASGVILIQTLSTLTGLEVQAPMGIATGFFQNILSEWSGSGGVSVGARSPSLSPPARYVSESVLQGWARQALWLEQALGALRDQLEPQLQQLSLDTRGRALGQFLWDVVALEQLSVSKELSVVLVEALTALSTQDTVSRPMEFLSLFLRRRGEETEIGDGKEQEEMSEGISPEKGQYGVPCPNLDIPQAELDWRAVVFRELYHSERQYLSKLGAVLSVYHDPLDSALNSNRAILSSAHIHMILTPVKHILEVNRLFLSDLGARQEKWGAEQCVGDACVKFCSRLRVYTNYLNNYPTALRTIDKCREMIPSFRAFLKRVDRTLASHMLSLQELLLCPVWRVEEYITLLKAFTFHTPPEHPDHTHLSSALHTLLRYRDFIHKLKKSSERDVSIQETQRRIKACPNLCEGNRQLITTQDAILLRSPHNDIADSLKTYEQVADVGLFLFTDALVLTERSTCVMRSSWRAPAVCGCVLQRGRRRERGFSLP
- the LOC134007851 gene encoding adenosine receptor A2b-like produces the protein MNASQESCVASPPSERSLLRSRVTAPYIAAELLIAILSTTGNLLVCLAVIRNRKLRTVTNYFLVSLAVADLFVGLLAIPCAVLTGLGLPHHNLPVCLLLLSVLIVLTQSSVLSLLAVAAERYVAILLPLQYQRIMSPRNARLALGLTWALALVSGAVPLMGWHDSPPPSRFCIFTCVVNMSYMVYFNFFGCVLVPLVVMFGIYGRIFITVRQHLRRIADLRGLAGQGAGAGARSGAGSNDRALGAGASGGETETEVRAGSVDVAGSGGGGLGPRAELPLEGECTDVTQVYSEDGVVVGENEMTHHRPSEGGTVAWGNKVRSGSGTSSGSKSSSGGVIQLGVARDAKRPLRMRSERRKATSLFLILFLFMLCWLPLHCINCVLLLCPSCNVPLPVSLAAILLSHANSALNPLLYAYRMRSFRHTLKTMCLCQWHHGNREGQSTLRETQ